The following are encoded together in the Proteiniphilum saccharofermentans genome:
- a CDS encoding ABC transporter permease, translated as MNNISKPFWVIVRKEISDYMGSWKAVILIILIALTCMGSLYTALSNIGEAVKQGSTDDNFLFLKLFTASDGALPSFAVFIGFLGPLLGIALGFDAINTEQNKGTLSRLLSQPIYRDYILNAKWIAALFVIGIMLFALGFLVMGFGLIFIGIPPTAEEFCRIVLFLLLSMVYIALWLNLALFFSIKSKQPATSALSGIAVWLFFSLFYNIIMNVVGKALSPSPMAMPDQVVRYQKFMLNLLRFSPGELFQEITMTMLMPSVRSLGPLTFEQMDGAIPSPLSLGQSLLVVWPQLTGLISITLLFFMLAYISFMRKEVRSR; from the coding sequence ATGAATAATATATCAAAGCCTTTCTGGGTAATAGTGCGGAAAGAGATATCCGATTATATGGGAAGCTGGAAAGCTGTTATTTTGATCATTCTCATTGCCCTGACCTGTATGGGTTCACTCTATACGGCGCTGAGCAATATAGGCGAAGCTGTGAAACAGGGGAGTACCGATGATAATTTTCTTTTTCTAAAACTGTTTACAGCTTCAGACGGCGCTTTGCCTTCGTTCGCTGTTTTTATAGGTTTCCTCGGCCCTTTGCTGGGGATCGCGTTGGGATTTGATGCAATCAATACCGAACAGAACAAAGGGACTTTAAGCCGCCTGCTGTCGCAACCTATCTACAGGGACTATATCTTAAATGCAAAATGGATAGCTGCACTTTTTGTGATTGGCATCATGCTTTTTGCTCTCGGCTTTCTGGTAATGGGTTTCGGATTGATATTTATCGGTATACCACCCACTGCTGAAGAATTCTGCCGTATCGTGCTCTTCCTGTTGCTTTCAATGGTTTACATTGCGCTCTGGCTCAATCTGGCGCTCTTCTTCTCCATCAAGAGCAAACAACCTGCCACCTCCGCATTGTCGGGGATAGCCGTATGGTTGTTTTTCAGCCTGTTTTATAATATTATCATGAATGTGGTAGGCAAAGCGTTGAGTCCCTCGCCTATGGCCATGCCTGATCAGGTTGTCCGCTACCAGAAGTTTATGTTGAATTTACTGCGGTTTTCACCCGGGGAATTGTTCCAGGAGATCACCATGACCATGTTGATGCCTTCGGTAAGGAGTCTTGGACCACTCACATTCGAACAGATGGATGGTGCTATCCCAAGTCCCCTGTCATTGGGACAAAGTTTGCTTGTGGTATGGCCTCAACTCACAGGATTGATCTCCATCACGCTCCTCTTTTTTATGTTGGCTTACATTTCATTTATGAGGAAAGAGGTACGATCGAGGTGA